From Pantoea sp. Ep11b, the proteins below share one genomic window:
- the wecB gene encoding non-hydrolyzing UDP-N-acetylglucosamine 2-epimerase has product MKVLTVFGTRPEAIKMAPLVQALAQDPAFESRLCVTAQHREMLDQVLRLFRLQPDYDLNIMRPEQGLTEITCRILEGMKTVLLDFKPDIVLVHGDTTTTLAASLAAFYQQIPVGHVEAGLRTGDLASPWPEEGNRKLTGHLARLHFTPTARSRQNLLQENLPDARIIVTGNTVIDALLWVRDRVLDDTSLNAELAARYPFLDPAKKLVLVTGHRRESFGGGFERICSALAQIARQHPQAQIVYPVHLNPNVSEPVNRILSGIENIILIEPQEYLPFVWLMNRAWLILTDSGGIQEEAPSLGKPVLVMRDTTERPEAVDAGTVRLVGTDIARIVASVGELLRDDEAWQAMSHAHNPYGDGKACGRILQALKDNRAEL; this is encoded by the coding sequence GTGAAAGTTCTGACCGTATTTGGTACTCGTCCGGAAGCCATTAAAATGGCCCCGCTGGTTCAGGCGCTGGCGCAGGATCCTGCGTTTGAGTCGCGGCTCTGCGTCACGGCGCAGCATCGCGAAATGCTTGACCAGGTGCTGCGCCTGTTCAGGCTGCAGCCGGACTACGACCTCAATATCATGCGTCCCGAGCAGGGACTGACCGAGATCACCTGCCGTATTCTGGAGGGGATGAAAACCGTCCTGCTCGACTTTAAGCCGGACATCGTGCTGGTACATGGTGATACCACCACCACGCTGGCGGCGAGCCTGGCGGCTTTTTACCAGCAGATCCCTGTCGGCCATGTGGAGGCGGGGCTGCGCACCGGCGATCTCGCGTCGCCGTGGCCGGAAGAGGGGAACCGCAAACTCACCGGCCATCTTGCCCGTCTGCACTTCACGCCTACTGCCCGATCGCGTCAGAATCTGCTGCAGGAGAATCTGCCGGATGCGCGAATTATCGTGACCGGCAACACGGTCATTGATGCGCTGCTGTGGGTGCGCGATCGGGTGCTGGATGACACCAGCCTGAATGCGGAGCTGGCAGCGCGCTATCCGTTCCTCGATCCCGCTAAGAAACTGGTGCTGGTCACGGGCCATCGGCGTGAAAGTTTTGGCGGCGGTTTTGAACGTATCTGCAGCGCGCTGGCGCAGATCGCCCGTCAGCATCCGCAGGCGCAGATCGTCTATCCGGTGCATCTCAATCCCAATGTCAGCGAGCCGGTGAACCGCATCCTCAGCGGCATTGAGAATATCATCCTGATCGAACCCCAGGAGTATCTGCCGTTTGTCTGGCTGATGAACCGTGCCTGGCTGATCCTCACTGACTCCGGCGGTATCCAGGAGGAGGCGCCTTCGCTGGGTAAACCGGTCCTGGTGATGCGTGATACCACCGAACGCCCCGAAGCGGTCGACGCGGGGACGGTCAGACTGGTGGGAACCGATATCGCCAGAATCGTGGCGAGTGTCGGTGAATTACTGCGCGACGACGAGGCCTGGCAGGCGATGAGCCACGCTCATAATCCCTATGGCGATGGCAAAGCCTGTGGTCGTATTTTACAAGCCTTAAAAGATAACCGAGCCGAATTATGA